aaatatatattttgggaataaatgatggatttttttcctcttatgttttttttcacgctagctacttgataaattcttgtaaaagaattcatcctattattgaatttatatatatatatatatatatatatgtgtgtgtgtgtgtatgtatgtatataaacatgcatgtgttgattttatttttgtgaatgagTTTATAATTTCTCTCAACTTCACATGAATTTGCTGACTCTATGCAACAATATAGATAATGTCCTTGCTTTGCAGTAACCACAGAAAGCCTGTCCAGGTTTTTTGATATGTTGCATGGTCTTTGTAGACAAAAGGTTCATTCAAACAGCATTGTATGTTCCCAGTTCATCACGTAGCTATTGTTGTCCAACAAAGGAGGAGATCGTTACCGTGCTTGAAAATAGGTGGAAGTGCATCCGATTgtatgagggtgtgctgaaaagttcccggctttgtgcaaaagaaaacacaggaagatcagttaattatgattttatttaacatattccctaTTCccttcttagattcacacacttattgcagtggtccttcagtttttctaagccttgtaaaagaactcagaaagttggccCTCCAACCAAgacttttgtgatacccttaaagccaagaacttttcagcaccccctcgtagaCTAGCCAACATTATATCTCTCCTGTCCTCCTCACCCTAGCATCTCTATCATCTTCACTACCCCTGTTGCTGTATTCCCACCTCTTCTCCCACCCTCTACCTTCCACAACCCATGATTCTTCTTTCATCCACCCTTCAACCCAACCCATTTCAACAGCCTGCCTCCCTGCCTTTCATTCACTTTCCATGCAATCCTGCAAACCATCCACTTCTACACAGCTTCTGCTTTCAGGGGGCTACCTAAGCACCTTATCTCCATTATCTATATCTTGCAGCGCCTACTAACCATTTTCTCATTCTTCCTGTTTTCCCTTACTAGACATGAACAGCCATGCACATCCCTCTACAGGAAATGCTCTGCGTACACCCCCCTCGTTCCCTAGCATGAAGTTGAACCCCCACCCCCCTGCACCTTCTCCAGGGCTTGCAGACCTGCGAACTGCATGACGACCTCAATGGTGCAGGCAGGATGAAAAAATTACCCAGTCTGTGCTGTAAAGCGATAcacattcggaagggcatccagccgtaaaagcCAAGCCGAAGCTGTTGCATGATGCAGACTTGAAacacatcagatcctgtcaaacccatgccagttaggaaagtggacgttaaatgtttttttatatatatattcttttatttgtttcaatcctttggctgcagccatgctggagcaccgcctttagttgaacaaatcgacccaggacttattctttgtaagcctagtacttatactatcggtctcttttgccgaactgctaagttacagggaaataaacacaccaacatcggtgtcgAGAAATGATTGgggaggggagacaaacacacaaacacatacatatatatatacgacgggcttctttcagtttccgtctaccaaatccactcacaaggctttgattggcccgaggctatagtagaagacacttgccccaggtatcaagcagtgggactgaacccggaactatgtggttggaaagcaagtttcttaccacatagctaccactgcgcttatttatatatatatatatatatatatatatatatatatatatatatatatatatatatatatgcgtatacacatatataaatctacgtacgcatatatatacgcatacacataaatttatatctacatacacgtctatatatgtatatgcacatgtatgtgcgtgtgttcgtgcacTTGTACATATGCCATGTCGTTATTTGCTAGAACACATCTTTAGAGAATCGATATGATTCTCCAGGGATATAAATGTTAACGCATGACATTCTATATCCGTTCTGATGGTGGTCACCCATCTGAGGTAGATTCATAATTTGATCGATCCAAATAGCTATTCTAGCCTTGGCTACTAAATGCGAAACTCGTCACAAAAAGAATTGCAGAATGTGGTTTTATAATTATGCATAggatcatacatgcacacaaacacacccacatatttgtcgcaaataaatttttattataccTTGTCAAGTTGTGCAGCTACCACGTGGGCTTCGTAATCTGAAGTGTGTAGAATAGGTGAGGAACATTCATAACCTTTGTAAAGAGTGGTTAGACTAGAAAAACTGGTTTGTTGCTGAGGAATGTTGAAACACCTCAAAAGCTTCCCGTTGTGAACTTCCATCAAATATCTTTCTTCGGTAAATACAAACATTCGAACCTGTAATGTATCGGCCCACTCGTTCGATCCTTGTTGTTTAGCTTTAATTGATATTGAACAGTGAGTGATAAAAAGGTGTTGAATGGTCGTTGAGTGGGCCAAAGGTAAGATTCGAGAAATGTCGATTGTTTGAAACGAATTAAAGCTTTGATTGAACATCACACCGAAATATTCTGatttctctctgtttttgtgtttgtcgaAAACATGACCGATTATAAGTGACATGTTAATTAAATCATAACAACAAAGTAATTTAAAGTTGTTATAAGAACGTTCTGGGTATGACAAACGATCCAGGCGGACTGTTTTCAACTCTAACTCGTAACTCCCATCAGATGAAAGAGCTAGTTGTAGTTCGGAGTCTGAAATCCACATTAAACTAGGCCCATCCACAAGCTGTACATTCTGATACATCGACTTGATTTTAGATGTGACAGCCAATTCAGGTTGTTTAGTGTCAATAACATAACGTCTTAACGGAAGCAGTTTATCAGAGCAGTAAGACACGATAATAAAAGTTACTTGCTGCTCTTTTAAGCACTGCAAAAATGCACATGTAATAGTTTTACCCGTAGAGAtctctttaatattttctgtgcTAATTATCGTCCATTCTCCGATGGAAGGTAAGAATAAATTACAAAGACGATGTCTTGATAATGACAATTGTTGGCAGCTGTTAGAAGTGGATTTGCAGTATTCAAAACGATAACTTTCATCGTTTAAAGTAGAACTAAATGTATCAATGGTAAAATTATGGATAATTCCCTCTTCTGAAGCAACGATATTTTGACAGGAAGTCATCGAAATGAtattagaataaataaagaatgaattaTGATGCACAACGGGTGAAGACGAATGAAAAGTGTCGCACAATTAGGACAATCTGAATTTTGCGCGTAAATTCACGTTACCGGATGTAAGGGGAGATAATTGGTGAAGAGCGACTAGTATGAAGATAAAAAAGGTCGCAGCGCTTTTTTATTCCTGAAATTAGTGATCAGAAATGGCGGACAGGGAGGAACTAGTTTATATGGCCAAACTGGCTGAACAAGCTGAAAGGTACGATGAAATGGTGAGCAATATGAAAAGTGTTGCGAACCAAGGTACAGAGCTGTCGGTAGAAGAACGTAACCTTTTGTCTGTtgcttataaaaatgttataggaGCTCGGCGGGCCTCTTGGCGAATCATAAGTAGCTTGGAGCAAAAGGAAGATTCGAAAGGCAACGAACAACGTCTCCGTTTGATTTGCAGTTACCGGGAAAATATTGAAGTTGAACTGAAACGAATCTGCAAGGATGTTCTCGATGTTCTCGACAATCAATTGCTGCCAATAGCCAGTTCTGGAGAGTCGAATGtattttactttaaaatgaaAGGCGATTATCATCGTTATCTGGCGGAATTCGCAGTTGGTGATGATAGAAAAGAAACTGCCGAAGAAAGTCTCAAAGCTTACAAACGTGCAAGCGAAATTGCCTCAAGCGAGCTCACCTCTACGCATCCGATCCGACTTGGTTTGGCGCTCAATTTCTCTGTGTTCTACTATGAAACTCTTAGTAACCCCGTGAGAGCCTGCGCCTTGGCTAAAAGCGCCTTCGATGAAGCTATCGCTGAGCTGGACACACTCAGCGAAGAAAGCTACAAAGATTCCACGCTCATCATGCAGCTCCTTCGGGATAATCTCACCTTGTGGACATCGGACATGCAGACCGAGGAATGTGACCAGAAGGCTGACCCGAAAGGGGAACAGCCACAGGATGGAGGTGATCCTGCGCCAGAagcttaaggaaaaaaaaaaaaaaaaaagaaatttgtcataaagtttctttcgttgttaagaaaaaaaaaaagaaagaaaaaaacgaaacagCTTTATAAGAACAGCAACAGCCAAGGTcccccttactactactactacgataaCTACTACTAGTAGTCTACTTTGaactaattatatacatacacacacagacactcacatatatatatacacacattaagtaGTAGTCTAgctgtttcttctctttcctcaTTACATCTCTttaacatctttctttctctactatgtctgtctgtctctgtctctctctgtcccttgcTGCTGCTGGGGCCGTACCTTCTATACCCCACTTAACACCGTAATAGTCGGCTGTTGCAGCAGTAAACCGAGCAGAAAcagtaacaaaacaacaacaacaacacaaaatatcagagaaaagaagacaaaaaaaaaaattttaaaaagtcgaaggaaaaaaaaacaaaaaaaaagataattcaatttccagaaagaagaagaaaacgcaAGGATCGATGTAGTCTCGTCTTTGAAACataatttcatcatttatctttctcttctctgtcatatatctatatatatatgtctatatatatatatatatatatatatataaatcttttttgCTGTATTGTTtctgtattgaatatatatatacatatatatatatacatctatatatatatatacatatatatatatatataatattatcggTATAAAAGTGACCAAACTACCTAGTTGTGTCTGCCGTTCATCATTTCTCCTTCTTTTCATTTCCAacataaccacatatacacacacacagacacacacacacacattcacagtaaTGTCCTCCTCTCATATTTGCTACCAtccatttcatttgatttttattgaatGTCAAATTAAGTCGTGATTACTATGATATtactagcaataataattaataggTGTCTTAATAGCCACAAGGACGACGACTGAGGGACATTTTTACAAGGCAGGACAAAGATTGCTGGTAGACACTAAGTCTTGACTTAGACTAAAAGTGATTAAATAGAATTTTTCGAACAATACTTGTTTAAcgatttgttaaatatttttaagacAACGGTAAGGATCAATAATTTAGTTTATTATAACAATTGttcaagaaaaattaatttaaataatt
The sequence above is a segment of the Octopus bimaculoides isolate UCB-OBI-ISO-001 chromosome 13, ASM119413v2, whole genome shotgun sequence genome. Coding sequences within it:
- the LOC106881554 gene encoding uncharacterized protein LOC106881554, whose product is MADREELVYMAKLAEQAERYDEMVSNMKSVANQGTELSVEERNLLSVAYKNVIGARRASWRIISSLEQKEDSKGNEQRLRLICSYRENIEVELKRICKDVLDVLDNQLLPIASSGESNVFYFKMKGDYHRYLAEFAVGDDRKETAEESLKAYKRASEIASSELTSTHPIRLGLALNFSVFYYETLSNPVRACALAKSAFDEAIAELDTLSEESYKDSTLIMQLLRDNLTLWTSDMQTEECDQKADPKGEQPQDGGDPAPEA